From Pseudomonas sp. stari2, a single genomic window includes:
- a CDS encoding phage antirepressor KilAC domain-containing protein, with protein sequence MERTLAQAATQLGLTRPKLIARMREKGLLNEKNLPAYPNRDRDYMRIKDGQWYHDQLGMQYSQSTRVKQPGIHWLAEQLGIDLPATPADNRDVA encoded by the coding sequence ATGGAACGCACCCTCGCCCAAGCCGCAACCCAACTCGGCCTCACCCGGCCAAAGCTCATCGCCCGCATGCGGGAAAAAGGCCTGCTCAATGAGAAGAACCTACCGGCCTACCCCAACCGTGACCGCGACTACATGCGCATCAAGGACGGCCAGTGGTACCACGACCAGCTCGGCATGCAGTACAGCCAGTCGACCAGGGTGAAACAACCCGGCATCCACTGGCTGGCCGAACAGCTGGGCATCGACCTGCCTGCCACTCCGGCAGACAACCGTGACGTGGCCTAG
- a CDS encoding S24 family peptidase — protein sequence MVDKNSIRAAFSERLHEALDDAGVRARGRGVDIHRQLKNSGVDKTTQAISKWLNGEAMPEADSMAAICNWLNVRREWLEYGVLPKEQNGGSDSHQLPISDESNISRINQRFGKVPLISWVQAGAWCEATSNFEAYDPESWLSCPVAISNHGYALKVLGDSMTNPGPGRSYPTGCIIFVDPEAEAKTGDRVIARVPRTNEVTFKVLVEDAGRQYLRPINPQYPIIDITEETHICGKIVGSFLPE from the coding sequence ATGGTTGATAAAAACTCTATCCGCGCAGCTTTCAGCGAGCGCTTACATGAAGCTCTCGACGATGCCGGCGTACGCGCCCGTGGTCGTGGAGTGGACATTCATCGTCAGCTGAAGAACTCGGGAGTGGATAAGACAACCCAGGCGATCAGTAAATGGCTAAACGGAGAAGCCATGCCCGAGGCTGACAGCATGGCCGCAATTTGCAATTGGCTTAATGTACGCAGGGAATGGCTGGAATATGGAGTCCTGCCGAAAGAACAGAATGGCGGTAGCGATTCTCATCAGTTGCCCATAAGCGACGAGAGCAATATCAGCAGAATCAATCAGCGTTTTGGAAAAGTACCTTTGATTTCATGGGTGCAAGCTGGGGCATGGTGTGAGGCGACCTCGAACTTTGAGGCTTACGATCCAGAGTCTTGGCTTTCATGCCCTGTAGCAATCAGTAATCATGGATACGCATTGAAGGTACTAGGAGACTCCATGACCAATCCTGGACCTGGTCGTAGCTATCCCACGGGATGCATCATTTTTGTTGATCCAGAGGCAGAGGCCAAAACAGGTGACCGAGTAATAGCGAGAGTTCCTCGCACTAACGAGGTTACCTTCAAAGTCTTGGTGGAGGATGCAGGCCGACAATATTTGAGACCGATCAATCCGCAATATCCAATCATCGATATTACGGAGGAAACTCACATCTGCGGAAAAATCGTTGGATCTTTTCTACCAGAGTAG
- a CDS encoding AAA family ATPase, whose translation MYKITEVKISGFWGSYTAQLKFGNDVNIVIGKNGTGKTTFMNILSAILTVDSVGLDENDFTEVVIKLKDRSKIKTIKVTKTLNGPFTVVHYAISRVTHSFPLLLGDEARFNSLARRRAIEAVSEVKASMGEFVSIASLSVYRFRAGAEQEIRERSRRLLGPVDLHLDRLLQGLTSYQLELSQAARNISLELQRDVLTSLLYRAGDTNKAGYALDFDEERERKDLVSVYKNLGIFDQEVNKRIQDHLAAVKGSVTAIKKTRTEKLPDWQDIDFEPLEAAQRAHSIFKMSLKAEEKTKKIFSHADSFLELLGKFVDGKRFKFDNVGRFVVEKIGLSKSTIVESIPVEKLSSGEKQLIILFVEALLQRQQPYVFLADEPEISLHIAWQRNIIPAIRLLNPNAQIIVATHSPEVAGKFRSNTIDMEDMLHVDA comes from the coding sequence ATGTATAAAATAACGGAAGTAAAAATATCTGGCTTTTGGGGTAGTTATACAGCGCAGTTAAAATTTGGTAATGATGTAAACATAGTTATCGGAAAGAATGGTACCGGTAAAACTACGTTTATGAATATCCTGAGCGCTATTTTAACCGTAGACTCAGTCGGTCTGGATGAAAATGACTTTACTGAAGTTGTGATCAAGCTTAAAGATCGCTCAAAAATAAAAACAATAAAGGTAACAAAAACGTTAAATGGACCTTTTACCGTGGTCCATTATGCAATCTCTAGAGTGACGCATAGTTTTCCGCTCTTGTTGGGAGATGAGGCTCGCTTCAATTCTTTGGCGCGTCGTCGTGCTATAGAAGCTGTCTCTGAAGTAAAGGCAAGTATGGGAGAGTTTGTGTCAATTGCTTCGCTTTCCGTTTATCGGTTTAGGGCTGGAGCGGAGCAGGAGATACGAGAGAGAAGTAGACGGCTGTTGGGACCTGTAGATTTGCATTTAGATAGGTTGCTGCAAGGTCTCACTAGCTATCAGTTGGAGTTGTCGCAAGCAGCGAGAAATATTTCTCTGGAACTCCAGCGAGATGTACTTACGTCTTTGCTATATAGGGCTGGCGATACAAACAAAGCGGGCTATGCATTAGATTTTGATGAAGAGCGCGAGAGAAAAGACCTTGTGTCTGTTTATAAGAATCTAGGGATTTTTGATCAGGAAGTTAATAAGCGAATTCAGGATCACCTTGCGGCAGTTAAAGGTTCAGTAACAGCTATAAAAAAAACTCGAACGGAAAAATTGCCTGATTGGCAGGATATCGATTTCGAGCCACTTGAAGCTGCTCAAAGAGCTCATAGTATTTTCAAAATGTCATTAAAGGCAGAAGAAAAGACAAAGAAAATTTTTAGTCATGCTGATAGTTTCTTAGAGTTGCTTGGAAAGTTTGTAGATGGGAAGCGATTTAAGTTTGATAATGTTGGGCGGTTTGTAGTTGAAAAAATCGGATTGTCTAAAAGTACTATTGTAGAAAGTATTCCAGTAGAGAAGCTTTCCTCCGGAGAAAAGCAGCTAATAATTTTATTTGTTGAGGCTCTTCTCCAAAGGCAGCAGCCTTATGTATTCTTGGCTGACGAGCCGGAGATATCCCTCCACATTGCGTGGCAGCGGAACATCATCCCCGCTATCAGGCTTTTGAATCCCAATGCCCAGATAATCGTCGCTACGCATTCTCCTGAGGTCGCCGGGAAGTTCAGATCTAACACCATTGATATGGAGGATATGCTTCATGTCGATGCTTGA
- a CDS encoding DUF4435 domain-containing protein codes for MSMLEYSSEAINALSIFMRSDFVLFVEGDDDVLFWETMFSECASNITLDIRPVGGVNDLDRYVNGVVAGNLQCLVARDSDYARIVGRLPEHPKILYTYGYSIENTLYSAGLIAEVIYLWSRKGVDHYSTVVEWLEGFVSGVRPLFVCDILNFMHNLSVDTGAGHCQKFMAGKYSEVVDAQKVLDHVRDLAASHAGLALESNDILPVEHISLARVIRGHFLQSGVLRYINRKLKSLGRNTSVSQDALYAHAIQYLRTGFSWEDEEGEFYRSKIVEAIS; via the coding sequence ATGTCGATGCTTGAGTATTCAAGTGAGGCAATTAATGCCTTAAGCATTTTCATGCGAAGTGACTTTGTATTATTTGTTGAGGGGGATGATGATGTTTTGTTTTGGGAAACTATGTTCTCAGAATGTGCTAGCAATATTACCTTGGATATAAGACCTGTAGGTGGGGTTAATGATCTTGATCGGTATGTAAATGGTGTAGTTGCCGGTAATCTTCAATGTCTTGTTGCACGCGATTCTGACTATGCTCGAATTGTTGGGCGATTGCCCGAACATCCAAAAATATTATATACATATGGTTATTCTATCGAGAATACCTTGTATTCCGCTGGATTGATCGCAGAGGTGATTTACTTGTGGAGTAGGAAGGGAGTGGATCATTACTCCACAGTTGTAGAGTGGCTTGAAGGCTTCGTTAGTGGAGTTAGGCCACTTTTTGTGTGCGATATATTAAATTTTATGCACAATTTATCCGTGGATACGGGGGCGGGACATTGTCAAAAATTCATGGCGGGTAAATATTCTGAAGTAGTTGATGCGCAGAAAGTTCTTGATCACGTCCGGGATCTTGCTGCCTCTCATGCTGGGCTAGCTTTGGAGTCCAATGATATTTTGCCAGTGGAACATATATCACTGGCTAGAGTTATTAGAGGGCATTTTTTACAGTCGGGTGTGTTGCGTTATATAAATCGAAAGCTTAAATCTTTAGGGCGTAATACGAGCGTTTCTCAAGATGCGCTTTATGCACATGCTATTCAATACTTGAGAACTGGATTCTCTTGGGAAGATGAGGAGGGTGAGTTTTATAGAAGCAAAATAGTGGAGGCAATAAGTTAG
- a CDS encoding pyocin activator PrtN family protein, whose amino-acid sequence MSNTAQNPLRLHPAPESATVELLYRIFGDVLIPLDKVREQYFRNLNEQSFVAEISSGRIQLPITTLDTSRKAPKYAHIRHVASLIDIRAYKADEDMQRQQDDTNE is encoded by the coding sequence ATGAGTAACACAGCCCAAAACCCGCTGCGCCTGCACCCGGCACCGGAGTCAGCCACCGTCGAACTGCTCTACCGCATCTTCGGCGACGTCCTGATCCCGCTGGACAAAGTGCGCGAGCAGTACTTCCGCAATCTCAACGAGCAATCCTTCGTCGCCGAGATCAGCAGCGGCCGCATCCAGCTCCCCATCACCACGCTGGACACCAGCCGCAAAGCACCGAAGTACGCCCACATCCGCCACGTCGCCTCACTGATCGACATCCGCGCCTACAAGGCCGACGAAGACATGCAGCGACAGCAGGACGACACCAACGAGTAA